From a single Sus scrofa isolate TJ Tabasco breed Duroc chromosome 13, Sscrofa11.1, whole genome shotgun sequence genomic region:
- the PARP3 gene encoding poly [ADP-ribose] polymerase 3 isoform X1 → MAPKRKPGVQREGPEKKKGRQGAEEEDSFRSTAEALRAAPTEKRIIRVDPLCPLSHNPGTKVHEDYDCTLNQTNIGSNNNKFYIIQLLEEGDRFICWNRWGRVGEVGQSKLSHFVSLEDAKKDFEKKFRDKTKNSWAEREYFVAHPGKYTLIDVQREDKVQEAVVKVDGGPVRTVVQQVQPCSLDAATQKLITNIFSKDMFKNAMALMNLDVKKMPLGKLSKQQIARGFEALEALEVALKAPAHSGLSLEELSSHFYTVIPHNFGRNRPPPINSPELLQAKKDMLLVLADIELAQTLQAAPEETKKVEEVPHPLDRDYQLLKCQLQLLDPEAPEYKVIYTYLEQTGNNYRCPALQHVWKVNRGGEEDRFQAHSKLSNRKLLWHGTNVAVVAAILTSGLRIMPHSGGRVGKGIYFASENSKSAGYVTGMSCGNHHIGYMFLSEVALGKEHHITIDEPGLKHPPPGFDSVIARGRTEPDPSQDTELELDGQRVVVPQGRPMTCPEFSSSNFFQSEYLIYQESQCRLRYLLEIRL, encoded by the exons ATGGCTCCAAAGCGCAAGCCTGGGGTGCAACGTGAGGGCCCtgagaagaagaaggggaggcagggggcagaAGAGGAGGACAGTTTCCGCTCCACTGCTGAGGCcctcagagctgcacccacagagAAGCGCATCATCCGAGTGGACCCCCTGTGCCCACTCAGCCACAACCCCGGGACCAAG GTGCATGAAGACTACGACTGCACCCTGAACCAGACCAACATCGGGAGTAACAACAACAAGTTCTACATCATCCAGCTGCTGGAAGAGGGTGACCGCTTCATCTGCTGGAACCGCTGGGGCCGTGTG GGAGAGGTGGGCCAGTCGAAGCTCAGCCACTTCGTGTCACTGGAGGATGCAAAGAAAGACTTTGAGAAGAAATTTCGGGACAAGACTAAGAAcagctgggcagagagggaaTACTTTGTGGCCCACCCCGGCAAGTACACACTTATTGATGTACAGAGAGAGGACAAGGTCCAAGAAGCCGTGGTGAAG GTAGACGGAGGCCCAGTGAggactgtggttcagcaggtgcagccctgctcCCTGGATGCAGCCACACAGAAGCTCATCACCAACATCTTCAGCAAGGACATGTTCAAGAATGCCATGGCCCTCATGAACCTCG ATGTGAAGAAGATGCCCTTGGGAAAGTTGAGCAAGCAGCAGATTGCCCGGGGCTTTGAGGCCTTGGAGGCGCTGGAGGTGGCCCTGAAAGCCCCTGCACACAGTGGCCTCAGCCTGGAGGAGCTGTCCTCCCACTTCTACACCGTCATTCCCCACAACTTTGGCCGCAACCGGCCTCCGCCCATCAATTCCCCTGAGCTTCTGCAGGCCAAGAAGGACATGCTGCTG GTGCTGGCGGACATAGAGCTGGCCCAGACCCTGCAGGCAGCCCCCGAGGAGACAAAGAAAGTGGAGGAGGTGCCACACCCACTGGACCGAGATTATCAGCTTCTCAAGTGTCAGCTCCAACTGTTGGATCCAGAGGCGCCTGAGTACAAG GTGATATACACCTACTTAGAACAGACTGGCAACAACTACAGGTGCCCTGCTCTCCAACATGTTTGGAAAGTGAACCGAGGAGGGGAG GAAGATCGGTTCCAGGCCCACTCCAAGCTGAGTAATCGGAAGCTACTGTGGCATGGCACCAACGTGGCTGTGGTGGCCGCCATCCTCACCAGCGGGCTCCGCATCATGCCACATTCTGGTGGCCGTGTTGGCAAGGGCATCTACTTCGCCTCAGAGAACAGCAAGTCAGCTGGCTATG TTACTGGCATGTCCTGCGGGAACCATCACATTGGCTACATGTTCCTGAGTGAGGTGGCACTGGGCAAAGAGCACCACATCACCATTGACGAGCCAGGATTGAAGCATCCACCCCCTGGCTTTGACAGTGTCATTGCCCGAGGCCGCACAGAGCCTG ATCCATCCCAGGACACTGAGCTGGAGCTGGATGGCCAGCGAGTCGTGGTGCCCCAGGGCCGGCCCATGACCTGCCCGGAGTTCAGCAGCTCCAACTTCTTCCAGAGCGAGTACCTCATCTACCAGGAGAGCCAGTGCCGCCTACGCTACCTGCTGGAGATTCGCCTCTGA
- the PARP3 gene encoding poly [ADP-ribose] polymerase 3 isoform X2, translated as MAPKRKPGVQREGPEKKKGRQGAEEEDSFRSTAEALRAAPTEKRIIRVDPLCPLSHNPGTKVHEDYDCTLNQTNIGSNNNKFYIIQLLEEGDRFICWNRWGRVGEVGQSKLSHFVSLEDAKKDFEKKFRDKTKNSWAEREYFVAHPGKYTLIDVQREDKVQEAVVKVDGGPVRTVVQQVQPCSLDAATQKLITNIFSKDMFKNAMALMNLDVKKMPLGKLSKQQIARGFEALEALEVALKAPAHSGLSLEELSSHFYTVIPHNFGRNRPPPINSPELLQAKKDMLLVLADIELAQTLQAAPEETKKVEEVPHPLDRDYQLLKCQLQLLDPEAPEYKEDRFQAHSKLSNRKLLWHGTNVAVVAAILTSGLRIMPHSGGRVGKGIYFASENSKSAGYVTGMSCGNHHIGYMFLSEVALGKEHHITIDEPGLKHPPPGFDSVIARGRTEPDPSQDTELELDGQRVVVPQGRPMTCPEFSSSNFFQSEYLIYQESQCRLRYLLEIRL; from the exons ATGGCTCCAAAGCGCAAGCCTGGGGTGCAACGTGAGGGCCCtgagaagaagaaggggaggcagggggcagaAGAGGAGGACAGTTTCCGCTCCACTGCTGAGGCcctcagagctgcacccacagagAAGCGCATCATCCGAGTGGACCCCCTGTGCCCACTCAGCCACAACCCCGGGACCAAG GTGCATGAAGACTACGACTGCACCCTGAACCAGACCAACATCGGGAGTAACAACAACAAGTTCTACATCATCCAGCTGCTGGAAGAGGGTGACCGCTTCATCTGCTGGAACCGCTGGGGCCGTGTG GGAGAGGTGGGCCAGTCGAAGCTCAGCCACTTCGTGTCACTGGAGGATGCAAAGAAAGACTTTGAGAAGAAATTTCGGGACAAGACTAAGAAcagctgggcagagagggaaTACTTTGTGGCCCACCCCGGCAAGTACACACTTATTGATGTACAGAGAGAGGACAAGGTCCAAGAAGCCGTGGTGAAG GTAGACGGAGGCCCAGTGAggactgtggttcagcaggtgcagccctgctcCCTGGATGCAGCCACACAGAAGCTCATCACCAACATCTTCAGCAAGGACATGTTCAAGAATGCCATGGCCCTCATGAACCTCG ATGTGAAGAAGATGCCCTTGGGAAAGTTGAGCAAGCAGCAGATTGCCCGGGGCTTTGAGGCCTTGGAGGCGCTGGAGGTGGCCCTGAAAGCCCCTGCACACAGTGGCCTCAGCCTGGAGGAGCTGTCCTCCCACTTCTACACCGTCATTCCCCACAACTTTGGCCGCAACCGGCCTCCGCCCATCAATTCCCCTGAGCTTCTGCAGGCCAAGAAGGACATGCTGCTG GTGCTGGCGGACATAGAGCTGGCCCAGACCCTGCAGGCAGCCCCCGAGGAGACAAAGAAAGTGGAGGAGGTGCCACACCCACTGGACCGAGATTATCAGCTTCTCAAGTGTCAGCTCCAACTGTTGGATCCAGAGGCGCCTGAGTACAAG GAAGATCGGTTCCAGGCCCACTCCAAGCTGAGTAATCGGAAGCTACTGTGGCATGGCACCAACGTGGCTGTGGTGGCCGCCATCCTCACCAGCGGGCTCCGCATCATGCCACATTCTGGTGGCCGTGTTGGCAAGGGCATCTACTTCGCCTCAGAGAACAGCAAGTCAGCTGGCTATG TTACTGGCATGTCCTGCGGGAACCATCACATTGGCTACATGTTCCTGAGTGAGGTGGCACTGGGCAAAGAGCACCACATCACCATTGACGAGCCAGGATTGAAGCATCCACCCCCTGGCTTTGACAGTGTCATTGCCCGAGGCCGCACAGAGCCTG ATCCATCCCAGGACACTGAGCTGGAGCTGGATGGCCAGCGAGTCGTGGTGCCCCAGGGCCGGCCCATGACCTGCCCGGAGTTCAGCAGCTCCAACTTCTTCCAGAGCGAGTACCTCATCTACCAGGAGAGCCAGTGCCGCCTACGCTACCTGCTGGAGATTCGCCTCTGA
- the GPR62 gene encoding probable G-protein coupled receptor 62: MANATGLNAPEVAATIALILASVVEAATLLGNGALLVVVLRTPGLRDALYLVHLCIVDLLAAASIMPLGLLAAPPPGLGRVRLGPAPCRAARFLSAALLPACTLGVAALGLARYRLIVHPLRPGARPPPTLVLTAVWAAAGLLGALSLLGPPPAPPPAPARCSVLAGGLGPFRPLWAVLAFALPALLLLGAYGGIFLVARRAALRPPRPARGSRPRSDSLDSRLSILPPLRPRLPWGKAALAPTLAVGQFAACWLPYGCACLAPAARAAAAEAAVTWVAYSAFAAHPFLYGLLQRPVRRTLGRLARRALPQPPRACTSRAWHPRALLQHLQGPPEGPALGPSEAREQARDLAGEESLSMPEAT; encoded by the coding sequence ATGGCCAACGCCACAGGGCTGAACGCCCCAGAAGTCGCAGCCACGATAGCGTTGATCCTGGCGAGTGTTGTGGAGGCAGCAACGCTGCTGGGCAACGGAGCGTTGCTGGTCGTGGTGCTGCGCACACCGGGACTGCGCGACGCACTCTACCTGGTGCACCTGTGCATCGTGGACCTGCTGGCTGCCGCCTCCATCATGCCGCTGGGCCTGCTGGCCGCTCCACCGCCGGGGCTGGGCCGCGTACGCCTGGGCCCCGCGCCCTGCCGCGCCGCGCGCTTTCTCTCGGCGGCGCTACTACCCGCCTGCACGCTCGGCGTGGCCGCGCTCGGCCTGGCGCGCTACCGCCTCATAGTGCACCCGCTGCGGCCTGGCGCACGGCCTCCGCCCACCCTCGTGCTCACCGCTGTATGGGCGGCTGCGGGACTTCTGGGCGCGCTTTCCCTGCTGGGGCCGCCGCCCGcaccgccccctgccccagctcgCTGCTCGGTCCTGGCCGGGGGCCTCGGGCCTTTCCGGCCGCTCTGGGCGGTGCTGGCCTTCGCACTACCCGCCCTCCTGTTGCTCGGCGCCTATGGCGGCATCTTCCTCGTGGCGCGCCGCGCTGCCCTACGGCCCCCGAGGCCCGCGCGCGGGTCCCGGCCGCGCTCCGACTCTCTGGACAGCCGCCTCTCCATCTTGCCGCCCCTCCGGCCTCGCCTGCCCTGGGGCAAAGCAGCCCTGGCCCCGACGCTGGCTGTGGGCCAGTTCGCAGCCTGCTGGCTGCCTTACGGCTGTGCGTGCCTGGCGCCCGCTGCACGAGCCGCAGCAGCTGAGGCGGCCGTCACCTGGGTTGCCTACTCGGCCTTCGCGGCTCACCCCTTCCTGTACGGCCTGCTGCAGCGCCCTGTGCGCCGGACGCTGGGCCGCCTCGCCCGTCGGGCGCTGCCTCAGCCCCCGCGGGCTTGCACGTCGCGGGCCTGGCACCCGCGGGCCCTCCTGCAGCATCTCCAGGGACCTCCCGagggccctgccctgggcccttcTGAGGCGCGGGAACAAGCCCGGGATTTGGCAGGAGAAGAGAGCCTGAGCATGCCAGAGGCCACCTGA
- the LOC100620649 gene encoding IQ domain-containing protein F1, with product MEEGQPTTIKEHTKKEPQQNEGLTALSSASSPTVKKEEAKQENIVATKRVDDAHKKPRLMPRIQNRFPITNPEVVKIQAWWRGTLVRRTLLHAALRVWIIQGWWREKLMKLEENRRRAVLETFTRKEWAAVRLQSWVRMWRIRRRYCRLLNAARIIQAYWRCHSCVSRGFIKGHYRVTANQLHLELEILLGSGPCIVTECIPLPIKQ from the exons ATG GAGGAGGGCCAGCCTACAACAATTAAAGAACACACTAAAAAAGAGCCTCAGCAGAATGAGGGGCTAACTGCTTTATCGTCGGCATCATCACCAACCGTAAAGAAGGAGGAG gCTAAACAAGAGAATATAGTTGCGACCAAGAGAGTAGATGATGCTCATAAGAAACCCAGACTG aTGCCAAGAATCCAAAATAGGTTTCCCATCACTAATCCAGAAGTGGTAAAGATCCAGGCCTGGTGGCGGGGCACCCTGGTGCGCAGGACACTGCTGCATGCAGCACTCAGAGTGTGGATCATTCAGGGCTGGTGGAGGGAGAAGCTGATGAAGCTGGAAGAGAACAGGCGGCGGGCTGTCCTGGAGACCTTCACACGGAAGGAATGGGCAGCAGTCAGGCTGCAGTCCTGGGTCCGCATGTGGCGCATCCGTCGGCGCTACTGTCGCTTGCTTAATGCAGCCCGCATCATCCAGGCCTACTGGAGGTGCCACTCCTGCGTTTCCCGGGGTTTCATTAAGGGCCACTACAGAGTCACGGCCAACCAGCTGCATCTCGAACTTGAGATCTTGCTGGGCTCAGGACCTTGCATTGTGACTGAGTGTATTCCCCTTCCAATAAAGCAGTGA
- the RRP9 gene encoding U3 small nucleolar RNA-interacting protein 2, translating to MSATVAARKRGKSASGAGAGAGAGKRRRKGDSSGDKGKSKGGGKMNEEISSDSENESIAPRKTEEEEEEELEETAQEKKLRLAKLYLEQLKQQEEEKAEAREFEEDQVAGKLKEDVLEQRGRLQKSVAKEIQAPAPADIRILRGHQLSITCLVITPDDLAIFSAAKDCTIIKWSVESGRKLHVIPRAKKGAEGQPPGHSSHILCMAISSDGKYLASGDRSKLILIWEAQSCRHLYTFTGHRDAVSGLAFRRGTHQLYSTSHDRSVKVWNVAENSYVETLFGHQDAVAALDALSRECCVTAGGRDGTVRVWKIPEESQLVFYGHQGSIDSIQLINEEHMVSGADDGSVALWGLSKKRPLALQREAHGLRGEQGLEQPFWVSSVAALLNTDLIATGSHNNSVRLWQCGEGFRQLDLLCDIPLVGFINSLKFSSAGDFLVAGVGQEHRLGRWWRIKEARNSVCIIPLHRAPRPPAAGS from the exons ATGTCGGCGACCGTGGCGGCTCGAAAGCGGGGAAAGTCAGCCTCAGGAGCCGGGGCTGGTGCGGGGGCCGGCAAGCGGCGGCGAAAG GGCGACTCTTCTGGGGACAAGGGCAAGTCCAAGGGTGGCGGCAAGATGAATGAGGAAATATCCAGTGACTCGGAAAATGAAAG CATAGCTCCCAGGAagactgaggaggaggaggaggaagagttggAAGAGACTGCACAGGAGAAGAAGTTGCGCTTGGCCAAGCTTTATCTTGAGCAGCTCAAGCAGCAAG AGGAGGAGAAGGCTGAGGCCCGTGAATTTGAGGAGGACCAGGTGGCGGGAAAACTGAAGGAGGACGTG CTCGAGCAGAGGGGCAGGCTGCAGAAGTCGGTGGCAAAGGAG AtccaggccccagccccagccgacATCCGAATCTTACGGGGCCACCAGCTTTCCATCACATGTTTGGTTATCACCCCTGACGACCTGGCCATCTTTTCTGCCGCCAAAGACTGCACCATTATTAAGT GGAGCGTGGAGAGTGGACGGAAGCTTCATGTCATCCCTCGAGCCAAGAAGGGTGCTGAGGGGCAGCCCCCTGGCCACAGCAGCCACATCCTTTGCATGGCCATCTCTTCTGATGGCAAGTACCTG GCCTCAGGTGACCGCAGCAAGCTCATTCTCATCTGGGAGGCGCAGAGCTGCCGGCACCTGTACACCTTCACAGGACACCGGGACGCCGTGTCG GGGCTGGCGTTCCGTAGAGGCACCCACCAGCTCTACAGCACGTCCCATGACCGCTCCGTGAAGGTGTGGAATGTGGCAGAGAACTCCTACGTGGAGACACT CTTCGGGCACCAGGATGCTGTGGCTGCACTGGATGCCCTGAGCAGGGAGTGCTGCGTGACAGCGGGGGGCCGGGATGGGACTGTGCGTGTGTGGAAGATCCCTGAGGAGTCTCAGCTTGTCTTCTACGGCCACCA GGGCTCCATCGACAGCATCCAGCTCATCAACGAGGAGCACATGGTGTCAGGTGCTGATGATGG CTCTGTGGCCTTGTGGGGCCTCTCCAAGAAGCGGCCGCTTGCCCTGCAGCGTGAGGCCCATGGGCTGCGGGGGGAGCAGGGCTTGGAGCAGCCCTTCTGGGTGTCGTCAGTGGCGGCCCTGCTCAACACAGACCTCATAGCCACAG GCTCCCACAACAACTCTGTGCGGCTCTGGCAGTGCGGGGAGGGCTTCCGGCAGCTTGACCTTCTCTGCGACATCCCCTTG GTGGGCTTTATCAATAGTCTCAAGTTCTCCAGTGCTGGGGACTTCCTGGTGGCCGGGGTGGGGCAGGAGCACAG GCTTGGCCGGTGGTGGCGGATCAAAGAGGCCCGGAATTCTGTCTGCATCATCCCTCTCCACAGGGCCCCCAGGCCCCCGGCTGCTGGCTCCTGA